A stretch of DNA from Danio rerio strain Tuebingen ecotype United States chromosome 10, GRCz12tu, whole genome shotgun sequence:
ATTTCTCCGTTTATTTTAagttgctgcattagaaacatgttttattatcTTTATAAACGTGCAATGAGATTAATCATAAAATTACACTATAGGTGTCCAGACAACAGTATCCAGTTTTGAACTGACTGTACCATCAGCGTCCTCTACTGCGTTTATGACTTCGACACCCCTCAAACCTTCACTAAAAAGACCTCGTCTGGagctggaggaggaggaagaagaagaagccgAAGAGACTTTGACAGAGTCAAAAATTATAGCCCAAGACTCGGATGTGACATTTGACCCTGCAGAGGAATGCACATCTGCAACTGAACCAACAGACTTGTCGTGAGTTTatgcattatgtaaattatttgatagattgtgtattgtcatcataacattcatcatcatttttttttattatgtacatgtgtatatttatttttacagaatccAAGAATTCCCAGTTCATAACATTGCCAAGTTCATTGTTCAAGTTCATGGAGCTCTTCAGTGACTGCCCAGTGTGTCAGAGGAGATGTGATGTAAAGTCACAACGGCTTGGGACATTTCTGAGCGTACAGCAAGTCTGCCCACACTGCGAGTTTGTAAGAAAATGGAACAGTCAGCCAATTATTGGTAGTCCTCCAGCTGGCAACCTGCATCTTTCTGCTGCAGTCTACTTGAGCGGTGCATCATTTTTTGTAGTTGAAAAGGTAATTATCTATCAAAATTTATCACATTTCTTTTAGAAACATAATATAAATTTTGTCACAGGGTGCATGCACATTGTACTAAAAATTCTCCTCTCTGTTGTCAGTTATTTGCTGCCATGaaactacacatttttaaatataattcatttcgCCGTCATGCAAGACTTTGCATTGAACCTGctattgtccacaagtggaaaAATTGGCAGAGTGAAATGCTAGAACAGCTCAGTCGAAGAGAGAATGTGATTGTTGGAGGAGATATGAGGGCTGACTCCCCAGGTATTTAGTCAaaagatttaatttctaattcaatacagtctaataaaaaaaaatatgaaatacattacaattattccaaaaatgtgttttgaataaTTATGTATGGTTTGTTCTTGAAGGTCACTCGGCCAAGTATGGGAGTTATACAATGATGGACCTTGCAACTAACACAGTGGTCGACCTACAGTTAGTCCAGGTAATACAGAAAAGTGTTATGTGAACTAGCATAATATTTTGGAttgaaaatgtgtgatttttatatatatattttttaaccttatttaaaattttatagagTAATGAGGTGGGTGGCAGTTACCATATGGAAAAAGAAGGCCTAAAGAGAAGCCTTGACCTGTTGGATGCCCGCGGTGTTCGTCTGGAATGCATCATCACAGACAGACATCCTCAAATACAGAAATATCTCAGGGATCGAAATGTCACTCAGTTTTACGATGTGTGGCATATCGAGAAAGGTATGTAATTTAGCAGTTATTCATTTACTTAAGATTAAATTGCTATTTACAGTtcttacatgtttattattatttttgtgttgatgtctttttttctttaatttccagGAATTTCCAAAAAACTGGACAAGATATGCCAGATAAAGGGGTGTGAGAAGTTGCGTAAATGGTTACGTAGCATTAAAAACCACATCTACTGGACTGCTGCATCATCCACAACAGGTCCTGAAAGAGTGGCAAAGTGGACCTCTATCTTAAAGCATGTACAAGACAAACATGTACATGAAGACCCCAATTTTCCGGCTTGTCTGCATCCGCAACGGATAAGCAGAGACAAGAACAAATGGCTGTCGGCTGGTAAGTTTTAtacagacaaataaaatattctttgcgATTAAAACTAATGCAAAACAGAGCTTGTTTCtttgttcagatttgtttttgatttagaCTCTAATACCTTAAATTTTTGCTTGTTTAGCAACGATGCCATTCTACAAGCTGGAGAAAGTTCTCGCTAACAAGAGAATATTGAAGGATGTGGCCAAGCTAAGTCCTCACCACCAGACGTCAACTGTTGAAGCTTTCCACAGCGTCATACTGAGGTTTGCACCCAAAAATGTGGTATTCCCATTTCTGGGGATGCTTTGCAGGTAAAGCCAATGAtcagaaattaatatttacaatactaTACAGTCTTGTCATGGTAcgtcatttacatttttctttttgttaggtTGTACTTGGCTGCACTGCATTACAATGAAAATGCCGGGCGTCCCCAGGCCACATCAGCAACTGGTAAACCTATTTACAAGCTTGCCTTTCCAAAGGCAAAGAAAGGAGAGTATAGGGTCCGAGAAGTGAAGACACAGCAAACTTTCggtatgtatataaatgtttatagtattattaataattcaataaataaaaaaaataattgcactttacaTTCACAATGAAAACTCACTactcaaaatacaaaattaagttaCTAAAGAGATAACTGTTATATTGCACAGGTTATGTAGAAGAGCTGCTGGACCTCATCTTCAACCAAGTGTTTGTGGACCCATCACCCTATGTTGATGAAGTGTTGGGAATTCACATACCACCTGCTCTATCATCAGCCTACGATCGACCTGAGATGGAGGAGGCAGGGTGACTCCAGCAGGGTGACCCGCTTCAATCAATAGCTATCCTAAAACCCACATAGCTGCCCTGCTCTTCAGGAAACTGTCTCCGAATCTTCAGCACCACACAGGCAGGAATCACAACACCAGCTCACAAAGCTCCGATAAGCCAAAAAGCGGCACTGTCTAACAG
This window harbors:
- the LOC793244 gene encoding uncharacterized protein, translated to MELFSDCPVCQRRCDVKSQRLGTFLSVQQVCPHCEFVRKWNSQPIIGSPPAGNLHLSAAVYLSGASFFVVEKLFAAMKLHIFKYNSFRRHARLCIEPAIVHKWKNWQSEMLEQLSRRENVIVGGDMRADSPGHSAKYGSYTMMDLATNTVVDLQLVQSNEVGGSYHMEKEGLKRSLDLLDARGVRLECIITDRHPQIQKYLRDRNVTQFYDVWHIEKGISKKLDKICQIKGCEKLRKWLRSIKNHIYWTAASSTTGPERVAKWTSILKHVQDKHVHEDPNFPACLHPQRISRDKNKWLSAATMPFYKLEKVLANKRILKDVAKLSPHHQTSTVEAFHSVILRFAPKNVVFPFLGMLCRLYLAALHYNENAGRPQATSATGKPIYKLAFPKAKKGEYRVREVKTQQTFGYVEELLDLIFNQVFVDPSPYVDEVLGIHIPPALSSAYDRPEMEEAG